The stretch of DNA TAACATAGGGACCACAATAATAGTCACTGTAGCTATAGCATAGCATAGCGTAACATGCACCTTAATATAAACCTTCCACATATCACTTGCAGGTGCTGGAGTAGATAGTTCAATGGATGCAGCTAATCTGTTGAAACCCATGCTTAGTCGTGGAGAGCTGCAATGTATTGGCGCAACAACGTTGGACGAACATCGAAGATTCATCGAGAAGGATCCGGCCTTGGAGCGTCGGTTCCAGCCGGTTTATGTTGAGCCATCTTCAGTTGATGATACCATTCTAATACTCACGACACTCCGAGAAAAATATGAGCAGCATCACGGAGTCCCCATCTCCAATGATGCACTTACATATGCTGCAAAGGTAGCAGATCGATACATTACTTCAAGATTTTTACCTGACAAAGGTAACATGCATTGACACCCTCAATCTTCACacacttttgtttttcttatctTAAGAAACCGACAAATAAGTCCCGATCTTTTAATTTGAAGATATTTGAAGATAAATACGTTTTTGGTTAATTAaaaacacaagaataaaattcaaaatagccCCTCACAATTAATTCGAAAGATAACGAGActcttaacaaaaaaaaatccaattcgACCTCTGACAATTATCTCGAAAGGACAACGAGACTCCTGtgccaaaaaaaattcaagttgTTTTTTTTGGGACTGAGGTAATTGTCAGAGGTCGGATGGAGTATTCACTCAAAACACAAAAACGTTGTTCACTTTTAAAAATACAAGACATTTAAGTTTCTGTAAATATAATTTATGAAAGCAATGTccataaagaattaattaaagGCTAGTGGAATTGCAGCTATTGATCTGGTTGATGAAGCAGCTGCAAAATTGAAGATGGAAATGACTTCTAAACCCGCTATACTAGCCAACAAAATTGAGACAATCCAAACAAAAAAGACACAGATAAGCTCTCTGGAGAAAGAAGATGATAACGAAGAATCTAAAAAAAGTTAGATTCCCTTGAAAAGGATCTCGCTTCCcttgaaaaagatgagaaacTTCTGACAGAGCAGTGGAATTTTGAGAAGTCTCTAATGGCTAAAATTCACACCATAAAACAACTTGTGAGTCTTCTCTTtcttgaaaagataaattacagatatttttttagatatgaaACAAACCTTGGTTTAGCACTTAGTTATTGgattttatggtatttttttaaattttgggaCAAGACAATATGTTACGCGGGAGTGTATTGTCAATGCAGAGGTTTATTGTCCtgtcctaaaattttaaaaaacactaaatCTAAGAAATGAGTGTTACACTTAAGTTTGCTccatatctaaaaaaattagccgATAAATGAGGCAGAATAAAGTATTCATGCACGGGATTTTACACAATGCAGAAAAGTGAGATGAATATTCAAATTAGAGTTGCTAAGCGTCAGAATGATTATGACTATGCTGCTGAGTTAGCTCGCACTCAACACTCCTTACAACAACAACTTGAAGATGTAGAGAAGGAGATACACAACCGCGACGGTCTTATGATGAAGGAAAAAGTGACGGTAGAAGATATTGCTGAAATTGTGAGCAAATGGACTGGTATACCCATATCAAAACTACAACAATCGGATATGCAAAAGTTACTAGGTTTAGAAAAAGAGCTCCATGACCGAATTGTGGGACAAGATATTGCTGTGAAGGCAGTCGCGGAGGCTATCCAACGTTCAAGAGTTGGCCTTGCGTTTCCTAACCGTCCCATTGCTAGCTTCATGTTTATGGGACCTACTGGTGTTGGAAAAACAGAGTTGGCTAAGGCACTTGCCTCTTACTTGTTCCACACGGAAGAAGCTCTGGTTCGCATCAATATGAGCGAGTACAAGGATAAGCATATGGTTTCAAGACTCATTGGAGCTCCACCGGGATTCAGAGGGACTGGGGAGGCAGGCCAGCTCACCGAGAGGGTTCGCCGCCGGCCATATTCTGTTATTCTGCTTGATGAGATTGAGAAGGCTGACCGCGGCATCTTGGATGTTCTGCTTCCAGTCTTGGACGATGGAAGAGTGACTGATGCAAGTGGTCGCAAAGTGAGTTTCACCAACACTGTCATCATTATGACCTCCAATGTTGGATCCAATGTCATTCATAATGCCATGGAAAGACAGTTAGGATATGAACACATGAAGAAGGAAGTGATGGCTGCTGCGCAGAAAGAATTCCGGCCTGAATTCATTAACAGAGTTGATGAATTTATTGTGTTCCGGCCTCTAGAACCTGACCAAATAAACAACATTGTCAAGCTTCAGGTAAATTGATTGATAATCTCTTGGATTTGcataaccttttttttttctttttgttagccctatggcaaagttctttctatTGAGGCCAATAAGAATTGAATTCTGATGTCATGTCATGAAACTACTCCTTCTAAAATCTTATCTGATAGGAAGCAGCACatgaatggttatatctctaatgaTATCGAATGTTTCTTTTAAATACTCATCCTTCCTTCCTTTATGACAGTTGAATGAAGTGAAGAAGATATCCAAGGAGAGTCAGAAGATGGAAATAACAGTAAGGGATAGTGCTGTGAAACTTATTGCTGAGTGGGGGTATGACCAAAACTATGGTGCTAGGCTGGTGAAGCGAGTGATTCAGCAGAAAGTGTTGACCGAACTCACCAACGGGGTTCTAAATGGAAAATTTAAGGAGAACGACAGAATTTTAATAGACAGAGATATCACAAGCAAAGAGGAAAATAAACTCTCCATCAGGAAGCTTAGACCAGGCTCAGCATAAACCTTTCTGGCTTTCTTTTCTTCAGGTTTCAGTAAATGGAATGTATGGGAAacattctaatttaatttcttgtgttaAAAGTTCTCATTTTTGTCATAAACAAGTGTTCATCAATAATGTCCTATTGCGTAGTGGTGGGTTTTCTATTGACACTCAGAGAGTGTTGCGAAATGCTACCTGTTACATAGATGTGCAACTTGTTCACCTTTATGTAAgcctaaaaatatttaattttttatttatttaactaaaaatccaagtcttgtttttatatttagaatattaaataaaaaatgctttggaatttttttaaaaattattaacaattttGCTTATTCAATCCAGTTTTATCCCTTAACCAGACACAAACAGAAAGCCAAGGGGAatcaagcttcaaactcatttTACAAGAGAAATgcagtaaaaagtaaaaacactaTTTCTGCCTCAACTGCTATACAAGAGTATCAAATTAAAAAGCACATTCACATATTCTACAAGTTCgagtttgaattttttattttttcattttttcttttgcatcaGACACACGGGCAAGTTTTAATCTTTTAGATCACACTAAATAAGtatagtaattatttaaaaaaatatatattaaacatattaaatttttaaatatataatcaacaataatttgataaattcgtttaaataaaaaaaatttactataaaaaaattataatttgaaaatataaaattttaaaataaaaatgacaaaataattttataataatttaattatttttattattttatgtaaagataattttgtttattaaagtctaaaaaataacattaaaattagtattagcaaaattattttaaatttaatattatgaagaaaaaaatatataagaactaatttgattaatttaaaaaattttagtgatgAAAATAACTTATATctcaaaaactattttaattataaataacattttttatatatcaaGTGACACGTGGTGTATCAAGTATCATTGACCCGATATGTCAACTAATCATCTTATGACATGTGATATTAATGTACCACGTCATCACATTACGTGACACATTCTCATCTAATTAGTTTTCATCTATTTTGCACCCTAGTTCATTTTTTAGCGAATTTGGTACGAAAATGTTGTGTAATTTAAACAAAGGTATCACATATCACGTATCACcagattaattttatttgcaaACTCTATACTTTCAATAAGAAAAgttacaattattttaaaacggAACAAATATATTCTTGGTATCATCGTCCTTGACGAGTTGctgaataaatattaaataatatttggaGCGGGAATGTCTCGGCTTTCACTGGTAGTAGCGTCTCAAATTTGTAGATGAATTTACATTTGTTGAGTTATAGAAGATGAAGTAGCTGTACTAATTCAGCTTCTGAAAAGAAAGCTGTTGGGCGGgggaagaggatgaagatgatgTTGTGTCTATGCCTATAGAAATTGTGTCACCGTTCTGAAATTCTTGGCGAAGAATACGTTGGACAAGTTGATCCTCCACTTTATCCAGAATCACCCGCCGCACTGGCCTTGCACCATATTGTTTGTCATCATCCTCCAAGTTCGCAAGAAGTTTGATAGCACCAGGCGTTGCCTGAATTTTCATCTCGCGCTGACTTGCATATCTCTTCTCCAACTCCTTCAACTATAttccaattttttatttgaatttaataaattatattaataattacgacctaaaaatataatacttttttttttaaataagggACACAACAGAGTGGTGGAGGTGGTTTATTTTTGAATGAtagaatattataataatagtaaatatattattattagtattatcgATTAAATAATTATCACTAATTTACAGGtataattataatgattataaaaaatatcttggtTGAATAACTTAACATGTATGTTATTTCAATTTTACAAtttaataaatagaaagaaTGAAAATATTATTCAGAGACACCTTGAAAGATAGTACCAAGTGTGATTTTCTCATATGAATATATAGTTGtcaatttatattttggtaGTCAAAATAGTATTTTGGATTTCtccatttttttaacatttaacAGAAAAAAAATGTGATCTCTCATTTCTAATTCTACAAATAGGACCAAACATAAATAGAAAAGAGAGAACAATCAAGTTAGATAccatccaaattttttttttttttattggagaTGATCCACTCCCAATAATGTAATAAGAGAGGGGATGGAATTACCTGTAACGCGACAATGGCTTCGATTTGGTCAGTGCTGAGAGGCAAGAAGACAAGAAATTCATCAATGCGATTGATGAATTCAGGTTTAAAATGGGCGTGGGAGCGTGCAGCCTCCATTGCGTTCTTCTTGAGATTTTCATAAGGTAGGTTATCGTTGGCGTCACTGAGAATCTTCTCTGATCCAACATTTGAGGTCATAATGATGACAGTATTGGTGAAGTTGACCAAGCGACCTGCTGCGTCCTTTATTTTGCCTTCATCCAAGATGGGAAGCAAGACTTCTAGAAGCTCCGGATGTGCCTTCTCGATCTCATCAAACAGAATAACGGAATACGGTCTGCGTCGAATGGCTTCAGTGAGCTGCCCTCCTTCTTCATGCTGCTTGTACCCAGGTGGAGACCCTATCAAGCGTGACACCGCATGCTTTTCCTTGTACGCACTCATATCGAAGCGCACCAATGCTTCCTCTGTGTTGAACAACAAATAAGCAAGTGCCTTAGCCAGCTCCGTCTTTCCAACTCCCGTGGGTCCCATAAACATGAAGCTTGCTGTGGGACGCTTTTGATTTCCAAGAACTACTCTCGAGCGTTGCACCGCCTTAACTACTGCCTCCACCGCATGCTCTTGTCCTACCACACGCTTATGCAGCTCCGTCCCTAATTGCAACAATTGCTCAGACTCTGATTCTGTAAGTTTTTCAAGGGGTATTTTAGTCATTTCGCTGACTACACTAGCAATATCTTCTGCTGTAACTTCATCTCCTAGCTCAAGATTAGATTCGTTCAACTCCTCCTTAACTTTATTCAACTCGTCCTTTGCATGTTGAAGTTCCCGTTCCAAGGAGAGTGCAATGCTTTCTTTAAAAGAAGCGTTATTCACAGGACGACCTCTAGTATGAGGTTGGATCAGATTAATCATGTCATCATTCTCCATCTTATGTTTCTGCTGCGGATACGTTGTTAGTTACATTTTGTTTCTTCCTCTCTAACtttacaaattaatttgatctaaaaaataataaattaaattttatactgatctaaattaatattattttttataaaaaatatttataatatttttatNNNNNNNNNNNNNNNNNNNNNNNNNNNNNNNNNNNNNNNNNNNNNNNNNNNNNNNNNNNNNNNNNNNNNNNNNNNNNtaaaatttttaaaattaatataaatataaatattttacttattttttataatatgaatattatagttatttttttaaaaaaaatattaattcaatGAATTCAatacttaatttttaattttttaattaaattaatttatctaatctaattttaataaaaataagataattttatcaattatatatatattaaattttaattattaaaaaatatcactaaaaaaaatatttttaacatcttTATAATACTTACCAGTCTTTTGATGTCTTGGATGTCATGGATTatcctct from Arachis duranensis cultivar V14167 chromosome 4, aradu.V14167.gnm2.J7QH, whole genome shotgun sequence encodes:
- the LOC107486671 gene encoding LOW QUALITY PROTEIN: chaperone protein ClpB3, chloroplastic-like (The sequence of the model RefSeq protein was modified relative to this genomic sequence to represent the inferred CDS: inserted 1 base in 1 codon; deleted 2 bases in 1 codon), with protein sequence MEEKVFTIGPWGGNGGDKWDDGCFSGVREIHVEHRDYIMSLTLVYDNHGKRFKATKHGGSNPKLKAKKEKIKLKYPGEFLVGISGHYFPLQARDGGNPYIRSLKFISNKSILNPKKKGGAINFVQETYGPYGVEEGTPFDFAMKDLEIVGFHGRSGWYLDSIGIHLRHRQVKTEKGDHPLKGPEKKADYSALGKYGKDLTELAKAGKLDKVSRRDGDIRRCIQVLSRRTKNNPVLVGEPGVGKTAIVEGLAQRIVEGEVPQVLMNRRLVSLDIGGLVAGSELRGQFEEKLKXVLKQVNESEGQIILFIDEIHTIVGAGAGVDSSMDAANLLKPMLSRGELQCIGATTLDEHRRFIEKDPALERRFQPVYVEPSSVDDTILILTTLREKYEQHHGVPISNDALTYAAKVADRYITSRFLPDKAIDLVDEAAAKLKMEMTSKPAILANKIETIQTKKTQISSLEKEDDNEESKKLDSLEKDLASLEKDEKLLTEQWNFEKSLMAKIHTIKQLKSEMNIQIRVAKRQNDYDYAAELARTQHSLQQQLEDVEKEIHNRDGLMMKEKVTVEDIAEIVSKWTGIPISKLQQSDMQKLLGLEKELHDRIVGQDIAVKAVAEAIQRSRVGLAFPNRPIASFMFMGPTGVGKTELAKALASYLFHTEEALVRINMSEYKDKHMVSRLIGAPPGFRGTGEAGQLTERVRRRPYSVILLDEIEKADRGILDVLLPVLDDGRVTDASGRKVSFTNTVIIMTSNVGSNVIHNAMERQLGYEHMKKEVMAAAQKEFRPEFINRVDEFIVFRPLEPDQINNIVKLQLNEVKKISKESQKMEITVRDSAVKLIAEWGYDQNYGARLVKRVIQQKVLTELTNGVLNGKFKENDRILIDRDITSKEENKLSIRKLRPGSA
- the LOC107486270 gene encoding chaperone protein ClpB3, chloroplastic-like, whose translation is MLAEGKLSCIGATTFDEYRKYIEKDRALVRRFEIVEVDQSSVEHTVKILQGLCKVFEEYHGVTFSEPALQDAAKLSDRYITNKLLPSKAIAVIDRAASKVKLRVTKTNDESDTMKRGKRIIHDIQDIKRLKHKMENDDMINLIQPHTRGRPVNNASFKESIALSLERELQHAKDELNKVKEELNESNLELGDEVTAEDIASVVSEMTKIPLEKLTESESEQLLQLGTELHKRVVGQEHAVEAVVKAVQRSRVVLGNQKRPTASFMFMGPTGVGKTELAKALAYLLFNTEEALVRFDMSAYKEKHAVSRLIGSPPGYKQHEEGGQLTEAIRRRPYSVILFDEIEKAHPELLEVLLPILDEGKIKDAAGRLVNFTNTVIIMTSNVGSEKILSDANDNLPYENLKKNAMEAARSHAHFKPEFINRIDEFLVFLPLSTDQIEAIVALQLKELEKRYASQREMKIQATPGAIKLLANLEDDDKQYGARPVRRVILDKVEDQLVQRILRQEFQNGDTISIGIDTTSSSSSSPAQQLSFQKLN